Proteins encoded in a region of the Magallana gigas chromosome 8, xbMagGiga1.1, whole genome shotgun sequence genome:
- the LOC105344282 gene encoding monocarboxylate transporter 12, protein MSGPPIDRGWAILVLVGFFITSFIMVGTAKSYGILMGELMKHFKISAATGALVMGVSGAVYTITAPICVACGEVFSQRKVVIVGSLIGFVMVGLSSLLVSMEYFIFFYGVGTGLANACFFGNGLVMVGMYFKKWRSLATGLALSGASVGTFVIPILLEALLETFSLYGAILVISALYFNGCVSAALYRPFSFYTKCAEKKNSPDSKNELLPQEEPTFKEPTEQSETEKIQTESEKNTEYSHVESEEEVKKSLLELNQTEDTTSKQPAPAPSGRPVWRFELCGRTWSLPVIIQFNVLKMPVVLFFTVFSFFVFIGYFNFILFLPVDALSRGITRYEKAVLVSCTGVGDLVGRILVGFLGDLKLIQRYKILAISCILCGANIIMFEIAGQVYWWMAIHATLYGFFGGCYVAINSIVLIDMVGLKLMPKALGVVLLIQGLGAAIGQPLEGKIRDETRTYTSLNIINTVLMVSAGMFLFLYPLVKRFQDKPPRKEESMQVQVPEEA, encoded by the exons ATGTCTGGGCCCCCTATCGACAGAGGCTGGGCAATATTGGTGCTTGTAG GATTTTTCATCACTTCGTTCATCATGGTGGGAACAGCGAAATCCTATGGGATCCTAATGGGGGAGCTGATGAAACATTTTAAGATTTCTGCAGCCACTGGAGCGCTGGTCATGGGTGTTTCAGGGGCAGTGTACACCATTACAG CTCCGATCTGCGTGGCGTGCGGTGAGGTGTTCTCCCAGAGGAAGGTGGTGATTGTTGGCAGCCTAATTGGATTCGTTATGGTGGGGCTCTCCTCTCTGCTTGTTAGCATGGAGTACTTTATCTTCTTCTATGGTGTTGGCACAG GTCTAGCTAATGCTTGTTTCTTTGGCAATGGATTGGTTATGGTTGGAATGTATTTCAAGAAATGGAGATCCCTTGCAACTGGGCTGGCCTTGAGTGGAGCCAGTGTTGGGACCTTTGTTATACCTATCCTTCTGGAAGCTCTCCTAGAAACGTTTTCTCTCTACGGTGCCATCCTGGTTATATCGGCCTTATACTTCAATGGCTGTGTCAGTGCTGCTCTCTATAGACCTTTTTCATTCTATACCAAATgtgctgagaaaaaaaattcaccagACTCTAAAAATGAACTTTTACCTCAAGAAGAGCCAACTTTCAAGGAACCAACCGAACAGtctgaaacagagaaaattcagACTGAGTCTGAGAAAAATACTGAGTACTCTCATGTAGAAAGTGAAGAGGAGGTCAAGAAAAGTCTTCTGGAATTAAACCAGACAGAAGACACAACGAGCAAACAACCTGCCCCAGCACCCAGTGGGCGGCCAGTCTGGAGGTTTGAACTTTGTGGACGGACCTGGTCTCTTCCAGTGATTATCCAGTTCAATGTCCTGAAAATGCCAGTAGTTCTGTTCTTCACTGTGTTCAGCTTCTTTGTGTTCATAGGTTACTTTAACTTTATCTTGTTCTTGCCGGTGGACGCTCTCTCCCGAGGGATCACCAGGTACGAGAAGGCTGTGCTGGTGTCGTGCACGGGCGTGGGGGACCTAGTGGGAAGGATACTGGTTGGTTTCCTTGGAGATCTGAAGCTCATCCAGCGCTACAAGATCCTGGCCATCAGCTGTATTCTGTGCGGGGCCAACATCATTATGTTTGAGATAGCAGGCCAGGTGTACTGGTGGATGGCAATCCATGCTACTCTGTATGGGTTCTTTGGAGGCTGCTATGTGGCCATCAACAGTATTGTGCTTATTGACATGGTGGGACTGAAACTGATGCCTAAAGCCTTGGGGGTGGTTCTACTGATTCAAGGGCTAGGGGCTGCCATTGGACAACCCTTAGAAG GTAAGATTAGGGATGAAACCCGTACCTATACTTCCCTGAACATCATCAACACCGTCCTAATGGTCAGCGCGGGCATGTTTCTGTTCCTGTACCCACTGGTCAAGCGGTTCCAGGACAAGCCCCCAAGGAAAGAAGAAAGCATGCAGGTTCAAGTCCCAGAAGAAGCATGA